The Megalopta genalis isolate 19385.01 unplaced genomic scaffold, iyMegGena1_principal scaffold0372, whole genome shotgun sequence genome window below encodes:
- the LOC143263195 gene encoding uncharacterized protein LOC143263195, with translation MADKLQLRKREIDSSVGGIANVETRVKYLVNAVIKSRTTQFNDTVTLVTLPSITGMLPSRQVKRTEIDIPTEITLADPEFNIPGPIDAILGNQLFFTLLCLGRIKLCAQNIIIQETLVGWIVTGATTKQEQVAKGKPSRSLHASSLDNALTKFWEIEEIAERKNLSSEEQACENHFVENTVRDVHGRYIVRLPFNDRKNFIGESRGLALKRFYSLERKFCKDPDLLIHYKQFLSEYLALGHMTEVSDARDGKEFYLPHHAVIKECSFTTKVRVVFDASVKSSSGVSLNDALLVGPTIQDNLWAILLRFRFHMFVLTADIEKMFRQIKMHPDDAKFQKILWRDSKEESIKTFQLNTVTYGTASAPFLAVRCLQQLAEDEQIRFPNASRTFKEDFYVDDLLTGASTFNEAINLRNELIDLARNGGFHLRQWASNNHKLISDLKDHDDRQAICLDLSQTKKTLGVFWNPSSDSVTYAVNSFSETRLTKRIVLSQIAQLFDPLGLLGPVIIRAKIIMQDIWKSKVTWDQPIPQDIAKVWLETRNELAQLDNFSCPRRVMLETSREIQLHGYCDASERAYGACIYIRTLDHSGRVRVSLLCAKSKVAPLKILSLPRLELCAARLLTRLNKEVAKALTNITFDAIRFWSDSIIVLQWIRTAPHLLKTFVANRVSEIQTDSDPRNWMHVSGRDNPADYISRGQLASTFMNNKVWLNDPAWLSLDECFWPQLDIPQREILERKTTITFLAREGTNDLLTRYSSIARLNRIVAYTLRFIHNCRSKNRLTGNLSTTEIRKAHLVIIKQAQLEAFPIEINCLERKTAMPKGSRILNLNPFLDQDKLLRVGGRLRHAPLSYCQKHPLILPHRHHITNLIIESEHLRHWHAGTQATLNAVRQIYWPIDGMRAIKIVIHKCIRCFRVKPKVPVYIMGDLPKNRVTRARPFQNVGVDYCGPFFIKEKKVSNRCKIKTYVAIFVCFVTKAVHLELTSDLTTESCLGAFKRFYARRGKATNIYSDNGTNFVGAKNEITEVQRFLSSNEHNSKINRFLSDQGINWHFSPPRTPHFGGLWEAAVKSFKGHLYKTIGNELFTFEQLNTYIIEVEAILNSCPLTPLSSDPNDITALSPSHFLIGDSLMQLPEYDLRDTPVNKLSSWQHIQRVKQHFWNRWSNECLQTLHTRNKWHIPNDTQHKKGTLVIIREDNTPPLTWKLGRIIDICPGRDKIVRVATVKTAQGTYQRAIKKLSPLPIDDPE, from the coding sequence ATGGCCGATAAGTTACAATTGAGAAAACGGGAAATAGATTCTTCGGTAGGTGGAATTGCCAATGTCGAGACCCGCGTCAAATATCTGGTCAATGCCGTAATTAAATCACGCACCACCCAATTTAATGATACGGTAACTTTAGTGACGCTTCCTTCCATCACTGGAATGCTACCTTCGCGCCAGGTAAAACGTACCGAAATTGATATTCCGACCGAAATAACGTTAGCTGATCCTGAGTTCAATATTCCGGGCCCAATAGATGCAATTCTCGGGAATCAACTGTTTTTCACACTTTTATGTTTGGGACGAATCAAACTTTGTGCGCAAAATATTATCATTCAAGAAACATTAGTAGGTTGGATAGTCACGGGAGCTACAAccaaacaagaacaagtagcaaAGGGAAAACCCTCAAGATCACTGCACGCATCCTCCTTAGACAATGCGCTAACAAAGTTTTGGGAGATAGAAGAAATAGCAGAGCGCAAAAATTTATCTAGCGAAGAACAGGCATGTGAAAATCACTTCGTTGAAAATACAGTTCGCGATGTACATGGACGCTATATCGTGCGCTTGCCATTTAACGATAGGAAGAATTTCATAGGCGAATCTCGGGGTCTTGCTCTCAAGAGATTTTATTCACTCGAACGCAAATTCTGCAAAGACCCTGATCTTCTTATACATTATAAACAATTCCTGTCAGAATATCTAGCATTAGGCCACATGACAGAAGTCAGTGATGCACGAGATGGCAAGGAGTTTTACTTACCGCACCACGCGGTAATAAAGGAGTGCAGCTTCACTACTAAGGTCAGGGTAGTTTTCGATGCCTCGGTTAAATCCTCATCGGGCGTATCCTTAAATGACGCACTTTTGGTCGGTCCCACCATTCAAGATAACTTATGGGCAATTTTACTACGATTTCGCTTTCACATGTTCGTCCTGACAGCAGACATAGAAAAAATGTTTAGGCAGATTAAAATGCATCCCGATGATgcgaaatttcaaaaaatattatgGCGCGATTCGAAGGAAGAGTCAATCAAAACGTTCCAATTAAATACGGTCACGTATGGAACCGCTTCGGCTCCTTTTTTAGCGGTACGATGTCTACAGCAATTAGCCGAAGATGAACAGATCAGATTTCCGAATGCGTCGCGAACCTTTAAAGAAGATTTCTATGTCGATGATTTGCTCACCGGCGCATCTACCTTCAATGAAGCAATCAACTTACGCAATGAGTtgattgatttagctagaaatggggGCTTCCATCTACGTCAATGGGCCTCAAATAACCATAAGTTGATTAGCGATTTAAAGGACCATGACGATCGACAAGCGATATGCTTAGATCTCAGTCAGACAAAGAAAACTCTGGGAGTTTTCTGGAATCCATCCAGTGATTCCGTAACTTACGCGGTAAACTCCTTTAGCGAAACTAGACTCACTAAGCGAATAGTTTTATCTCAAATAGCGCAATTATTCGACCCCCTTGGACTTCTCGGTCCCGTGATTATACGGGCAAAAATAATTATGCAAGACATTTGGAAGTCGAAAGTCACTTGGGATCAACCAATTCCGCAGGATATAGCCAAGGTGTGGTTAGAAACCAGAAATGAACTGGCTCAATTAGACAATTTTTCGTGCCCTCGGAGGGTAATGTTAGAAACCTCACGAGAAATACAACTCCATGGCTACTGCGATGCTAGTGAAAGGGCCTACGGCGCTTGCATATACATTCGTACCCTAGACCACTCAGGTAGGGTACGGGTCTCTCTATTATGCGCAAAATCCAAAGTAGCCCCTcttaaaatcctatcattaccgCGGTTAGAGCTTTGCGCGGCTAGGTTATTAACGCGATTGAATAAGGAGGTAGCGAAGGCGTTGACCAATATAACTTTTGACGCGATTAGGTTTTGGTCAGATTCAATTATTGTGTTGCAGTGGATTAGGACAGCTCCACATTTGCTGAAAACCTTTGTAGCCAATAGAGTCAGCGAAATTCAAACAGACTCGGACCCACGTAACTGGATGCACGTATCAGGACGTGATAATCCAGCAGATTATATTTCTCGCGGACAATTGGCATCCACATTTATGAATAATAAGGTATGGCTAAACGATCCTGCGTGGCTCTCCCTAGACGAATGCTTTTGGCCACAATTGGACATTCCGCAAAGAGAAATTCTCGAGCGAAAAACCACAATAACGTTCCTTGCACGAGAAGGGACGAATGACCTGTTAACGCGATACTCTTCCATTGCGCGACTTAATAGAATTGTAGCTTACACACTACGATTCATTCACAATTGTAGATCGAAAAACAGACTTACGGGAAATTTATCAACTACAGAAATTCGCAAGGCGCATTTAGTTATCATTAAACAAGCCCAGTTAGAGGCATTTCCGATAGAAATAAACTGTTTGGAACGAAAAACAGCTATGCCCAAAGGGAgcagaatattaaatttaaatccatTCCTTGATCAGGATAAGCTTCTACGAGTAGGAGGTCGGCTAAGACATGCCCCATTAAGTTACTGTCAAAAACACCCATTGATATTACCCCATAGGCACCATATTACAAATTTGATAATTGAAAGCGAGCACCTACGTCACTGGCACGCAGGCACACAGGCAACTCTTAATGCGGTCCGACAAATTTATTGGCCAATAGATGGAATGAGAGCCATAAAGATCGTCAtacacaaatgtataaggtgTTTTAGAGTAAAACCAAAGGTCCCAGTATATATAATGGGCGACTTACCCAAGAACAGAGTCACCAGGGCACGACCGTTTCAAAACGTAGGCGTGGATTATTGTGGTCcattttttataaaggaaaaaaagGTTAGTAATCGTTGCAAAATCAAGACGTATGTAGCGATTTTTGTATGCTTCGTGACCAAGGCCGTTCATCTAGAACTTACATCGGACCTTACCACTGAATCTTGCTTAGGAGCATTCAAGCGATTCTATGCCAGAAGAGGAAAGGCCACGAACATTTACTCCGACAACGGCACTAATTTCGTCGGCGCCAAAAACGAAATTACAGAAGTTCAAAGATTTCTCAGCTCCAACGAgcacaatagtaaaattaatcgtTTTTTATCGGACCAGGGAATTAATTGGCACTTCTCTCCGCCTCGGACTCCACACTTTGGTGGATTATGGGAGGCCGCCGTAAAGTCTTTTAAAGGACATCTGTACAAAACTATAGGAAACGAGCTGTTCACATTCGAGCAACTGAACACCTATATtatcgaagtagaagccatattgAATTCCTGTCCCCTAACTCCCCTCTCCTCAGATCCGAACGATATTACTGCTTTATCACCCAGTCACTTCCTAATAGGTGATTCGTTAATGCAACTCCCTGAGTACGATTTGCGAGACACACCCGTTAACAAACTTTCGTCATGGCAACACATCCAGCGAGTGAAACAACACTTCTGGAATCGGTGGAGTAATGAATGTTTACAGACGCTGCACACCAGAAACAAATGGCATATCCCGAATGACACCCAGCACAAGAAGGGTACATTGGTGATCATCCGGGAAGACAACACACCTCCGTTAACCTGGAAACTAGGACGGATCATTGACATTTGTCCAGGCCGGGACAAAATAGTGAGAGTCGCGACTGTCAAGACGGCCCAGGGGACCTACCAGCGGGCCATTAAAAAATTGtccccacttcccattgatgacCCGGAATAA